In Deltaproteobacteria bacterium, the sequence CTTGGTGATCACCGGGCCCAACACCGGCGGTAAGACGGTGGCGCTGAAGGCCGTCGGCTTGCTGGCGGTGATGGCGCAAAGCGGCTTGCTGATTCCGGCTACGGAAGAAAGCTGCCTGCCGTGCTTCAATGCTGTCTTTGCCGACGTTGGTGATGCGCAGAGCATCGAGCGTAACTTGTCGACCTTCTCGGCGCACATCGCCAACCTCACCGACGTGCTCGCGCACGACCTGCACGGCGCGCTAGTCTTGCTCGATGAACCCGGCACCGGCACCGACCCGGACGAGGGCGCCGCGCTGGCGATCGGTTTGATCCAAACCCTCGAAGCCGCCGGTGCGCGGGTGGTGCTGACCACGCACGGCACGCCGGTGAAAGTCTTCGCCCTCAGCCGCGACTCGTGCGTTACTGCGGCGGTCGACTTCGACCTGACCACGCTCACCCCTTGCTATCGCCTGAGCTATCACTCGCTCGGTGAAAGCCTGGCCTTACCGATCGCACAACGTCTGGGCCTGCCGGCGGCCGTACTCACCGCCGCGCGGGCGGCGCAGTCGGAGCAATCTAAAGCCTTTGGCGCCGCGGTGGCGCGGTTGGAGGAAAGCCGCCGCGCCTTCGAGCAGCGCCACGCCGAGATGGCGGAAGGCACGCAGCGGCTGGCGGAACAACGGCGCGAGAGCGAGCGCCTGCTCGCCGAGCTGCGCGCGCAACGACAGCAGAGCTGGCGCGAGGAGTTGGCCGCCGCCCGCGCTTTTGTGCGCTCGGTGAAAGCACAGGGCCGCGAGCTGTTGGCGGCGCTCGAGCGGGGCAGCGCGGACCGCCGGGCGCTGTCTGCTTTCGTTGCCGCACAAGAGGTGGCGGTCGCCGAACAAGCGCAGCAGACCGAGGTCACGCTGGAGCAGCCGCCGGACGGCGGTGGGCCGCCTCGACTTGGCGATCTCGTTGAAGTCGGGTCGCAGGGCATTTCCGGAGAGCTGCTCTCCGTCAAAGGCGAGCGGGCGTGGATTCAGCGCGGCAGCATGCGTTTCGAAGTGCCGGCCGCCCAGCTGCGCCGGGCCGGCCCGGCACCGCGCGCCGCCGCTGAGACGGTGCGCATCAGCTTGTCCGCGCCGCCGGCAACTGCACCGGCGGAGATCATCCTCATCGGCCTGCGGGCGCGCGAGGCGATTGCGCAACTCGAGACCTTCCTCGATCACGCCGCCGGCGCCCAGCTCGCGGCCGTGCGGATTATCCACGGTGTAGGCAGCGGCGCCCTGCGCCGAGCGGTGCAGGAGTATCTCGCCGCCTCACCGTACTGCGGCAGTTTCAGAAACGGCGAGCCGGCCGAAGGCGGCGCCGGGGTCACAGTTGCAACGCTGGCGAGCTGAGGCCGCTCCGCCGGAACGCCGCGGTTGGCTGGCACAAGGCGCGGATTCCGGTTACGTTGGGCCCATGCCGACACCGCACGAAATCCTCGAGCAGCTCAAACGGGTCAAGTACCCGGGCTACAGCCGCGATATCGTCTCGTTCGGACTGGTGAAGGACATCGAAGTCGCGAGCGCGGGCGTGACCGTGACCCTGGCGCCGACCACGGCCAACACCGAGGTGCTGCAACAGATCCGCGGCGCCGTCGAACAAACGGTGACAAACATGGGTGTGCCGAGGGTCGAGGTGGTCGTCACCGCGCCCGAGCGGGCGCAGCCCCGGGCGGCGCAGGGGCGCGCGGCTATCCCCGGTGTCAGGCACGTGGTCGCGGTGGCTAGCGGCAAGGGCGGCGTCGGGAAATCGACCGTTGCCGTCAACCTGGCGCTGGCGCTCGCAAGCCTGGGGTGGCGCGTCGGTTTGCTCGACGCCGATGTCTACGGCCCGAGCGTGCCGTTGATGCTGGGTTTGCGCGAGCGCCCGAGCTCGACCGACGACAAGCGGATCATTCCGCTGGAGAAGTTCGGCCTTAAGGTGATCTCGCTCGGTTTGTTCGTCGAAGAGCGCACCCCGATCATCTGGCGCGGGCCGATGATCACCAAGCTGCTGACGCAGTTCCTGCGCGAGGTGGCTTGGGGCGAGCTCGACGTCCTCGTGCTCGACCTGCCGCCGGGCACCGGCGATGCCCAGCTCACGATCGTGCAGCAGGTGCAGCTTTCCGGCGGCGTGATCGTGACCACGCCGCAAGATGTCGCGCTCCTCGACGTCACCCGTGGCGTCAACATGTTCCAGCAGGTCAACGCCCCGGTACTCGGGGTGATCGAGAACATGAGCTACCACATCTGCCCCGGTTGCGGTGAGCGCGCGGAGCTGTTCGGTCACGGCGGCGGCCGGAAGATGGCGCAGCAATTCGAGGTGCCGTTTCTCGGCGAGCTGCCGCTGGTGCGCGAGATTCGCGAGCACAGTGACAGCGGCGAACCGATCGTCGTAGCCGAGCCACAGCATCCGCAAAGCGAGGCGTTCCGGGCCATCGCCCAACGCTTGGCCGGCGAGCTGGAGCGGCAGGGCGCCGCTACCTCACTGCCGGCGATTCACTAGTAGTGCAACTGCGGCCTGGCCGCGGCGCCGGCGAGCGGAGTGCCGCACAGGCGCGGTGCGGTCGCGGGCAGTGCCGCCGGTGCCGGCGTCGTCGCCGGTGCGGCACTCGGGCTGTCGATACGCACGATCATCTTCGCCGGTTCGCCCAGGTTGCCGGCTTGGTCGCGTAGCCGCGCGACGAACAAGGTATCTCCCGGGGCCAGCGCCAGGTATTGCGAGATCCGGGCACAGAATTGCGCGTGGCTGCGCCGATCGACAAAGCCGGCC encodes:
- a CDS encoding endonuclease MutS2, which encodes MRARDLEALEFERVRGQLAAFACSPAGQESCRALVPWRQIEPAAAELDRTWQYTCWLDRHGSAPISEFADIRPELKSAAHAGFVLDAAALLAIRRVLQVAEQARGVLLKHMAKLPSLSELPAQLPPLPGLLGALERALDDHGAITDDASDELAAVRRTLRRLRDQLTRRLEDMVARPTLAEAIAEQYVTVRNNRFVIPIKAAYAGRMAGVVQDRSVSGETVFIEPLFAVDLNNQLLMAARDEEAIVRRILADLSELVRQELAALNTTFDALVALDVLTAKARFGLRYRCTQPLLGAAEVRLRGVRHPVLLFTGRPVTPVDLLIPAGHHSLVITGPNTGGKTVALKAVGLLAVMAQSGLLIPATEESCLPCFNAVFADVGDAQSIERNLSTFSAHIANLTDVLAHDLHGALVLLDEPGTGTDPDEGAALAIGLIQTLEAAGARVVLTTHGTPVKVFALSRDSCVTAAVDFDLTTLTPCYRLSYHSLGESLALPIAQRLGLPAAVLTAARAAQSEQSKAFGAAVARLEESRRAFEQRHAEMAEGTQRLAEQRRESERLLAELRAQRQQSWREELAAARAFVRSVKAQGRELLAALERGSADRRALSAFVAAQEVAVAEQAQQTEVTLEQPPDGGGPPRLGDLVEVGSQGISGELLSVKGERAWIQRGSMRFEVPAAQLRRAGPAPRAAAETVRISLSAPPATAPAEIILIGLRAREAIAQLETFLDHAAGAQLAAVRIIHGVGSGALRRAVQEYLAASPYCGSFRNGEPAEGGAGVTVATLAS
- a CDS encoding Mrp/NBP35 family ATP-binding protein, whose amino-acid sequence is MPTPHEILEQLKRVKYPGYSRDIVSFGLVKDIEVASAGVTVTLAPTTANTEVLQQIRGAVEQTVTNMGVPRVEVVVTAPERAQPRAAQGRAAIPGVRHVVAVASGKGGVGKSTVAVNLALALASLGWRVGLLDADVYGPSVPLMLGLRERPSSTDDKRIIPLEKFGLKVISLGLFVEERTPIIWRGPMITKLLTQFLREVAWGELDVLVLDLPPGTGDAQLTIVQQVQLSGGVIVTTPQDVALLDVTRGVNMFQQVNAPVLGVIENMSYHICPGCGERAELFGHGGGRKMAQQFEVPFLGELPLVREIREHSDSGEPIVVAEPQHPQSEAFRAIAQRLAGELERQGAATSLPAIH